One window of the Chryseobacterium camelliae genome contains the following:
- the rocD gene encoding ornithine--oxo-acid transaminase gives MSTAETVKNSQYFIDLEDQHGAHNYHPLPVVLDRGEGVFVWDVEGKKYYDFLSAYSAVNQGHSHPKIVDALVKQAQKLALTSRAFYNSKLGEYEQKITSLFGFDKVLPMNSGAEAVETAVKLARKWSYEIKGIAENSAKIIVCENNFHGRTTTIVSFSNDPDANQNYGPFTPGFIKIPYNDLSALEEALKQDAGHIAAFLVEPIQGEAGVYVPDENYLKKASELCKQYNVLFIADEVQTGIARTGKLIACHHENVQPDILILGKALSGGMYPVSAVLADDHIMNVIKPGQHGSTFGGNPVACAVAMAALDVVSEERLSERAEELGKTFRSEIDKLIEKTDLITKVRGKGLLNAILINDTPDSSTAWNICLKLKENGLLAKPTHGNIIRLAPPLVITEEQLMDCVSIIEKTISEFKR, from the coding sequence ATGTCAACAGCAGAAACTGTAAAGAATTCACAGTATTTTATTGATCTTGAAGATCAGCACGGAGCGCACAACTACCACCCTCTTCCTGTAGTTTTAGACCGCGGGGAAGGTGTGTTTGTATGGGATGTGGAAGGCAAAAAATATTATGACTTTCTTTCAGCATATTCTGCCGTCAACCAGGGTCACTCTCACCCTAAGATTGTTGATGCCTTAGTTAAACAGGCCCAGAAACTGGCCCTGACTTCAAGAGCATTCTACAATTCAAAACTGGGAGAATATGAACAGAAGATTACTTCACTTTTCGGTTTTGATAAAGTGCTGCCTATGAATTCCGGCGCTGAAGCGGTGGAAACAGCAGTGAAACTGGCCAGAAAATGGAGTTATGAAATAAAGGGAATTGCAGAAAACTCAGCAAAGATCATCGTCTGTGAGAATAATTTTCATGGGAGAACGACCACCATCGTGTCATTTTCCAATGACCCGGATGCCAATCAGAATTACGGGCCTTTCACCCCGGGATTCATCAAAATCCCTTACAACGACCTTTCAGCACTGGAAGAAGCACTGAAACAGGATGCGGGACATATTGCCGCTTTCCTTGTGGAACCAATCCAGGGAGAGGCGGGCGTGTATGTACCGGATGAAAACTACCTGAAGAAAGCTTCTGAATTGTGTAAGCAATACAATGTCCTTTTTATCGCTGATGAAGTACAGACAGGAATTGCCCGTACGGGAAAACTGATTGCCTGCCATCACGAAAACGTGCAGCCGGATATTCTCATTTTGGGAAAGGCACTTTCCGGAGGAATGTATCCCGTATCAGCCGTTTTAGCGGACGATCATATCATGAATGTAATTAAACCCGGCCAGCACGGATCTACTTTCGGCGGAAACCCGGTGGCCTGTGCAGTGGCCATGGCTGCTCTGGACGTAGTTTCTGAAGAACGCCTTTCTGAACGCGCAGAAGAACTGGGAAAAACGTTCCGTTCCGAAATTGATAAACTGATTGAAAAAACGGATCTGATCACCAAGGTAAGAGGAAAAGGGCTCCTGAATGCCATTCTGATCAATGATACTCCCGACAGCTCCACGGCATGGAACATCTGTCTGAAGCTTAAGGAAAACGGATTACTGGCCAAGCCTACCCACGGCAATATTATCAGGCTGGCTCCACCTTTGGTAATTACTGAAGAACAGCTCATGGATTGTGTTTCGATCATAGAAAAAACCATTTCTGAATTCAAGCGGTAA
- a CDS encoding glycosyltransferase family 2 protein, translating to MSLSLAVITYNEEDNIIRLLDSVSDMVDEIVVVDSYSSDCTKELCLKHPKVKFSEKKFNGYGEQKNHALDLCTMEWVLFLDADEVPDEALKHSVKAIIHNSKNESEIYYAKFTNHLGIYTLKFGGWGNVFRERLFKRCSARYSDDKVHEFLTYKGKAGILTGKINHYTYKSIHHHIVKINKYSDMMAEKMYDRGKRITQFKVIFSPVFEFTKVFIFKLGILDGFGGFYVAKTMSYYTFLKYSKLREKIRQDEIRKSLKT from the coding sequence ATGTCCCTTTCTTTAGCCGTTATCACTTATAATGAAGAAGACAACATTATAAGGCTTTTAGATTCGGTTTCAGATATGGTTGATGAGATTGTGGTTGTAGACAGCTACTCTTCCGACTGCACCAAAGAGCTGTGTCTGAAACACCCTAAGGTAAAATTCTCTGAAAAAAAATTCAACGGGTATGGTGAACAGAAAAACCATGCCCTTGACCTCTGTACCATGGAATGGGTGTTGTTCCTGGATGCAGACGAGGTTCCTGATGAGGCTTTAAAACATTCCGTTAAAGCTATTATCCATAATAGCAAAAACGAATCTGAAATTTATTACGCGAAGTTCACTAATCATTTAGGGATCTACACCCTCAAATTTGGCGGCTGGGGCAATGTCTTCCGTGAAAGGCTGTTCAAAAGATGCAGTGCCCGCTACTCTGACGATAAAGTTCACGAATTCCTCACCTACAAAGGCAAGGCCGGAATACTGACGGGAAAGATCAATCATTATACCTATAAAAGTATTCATCACCATATCGTAAAAATCAATAAATACTCTGATATGATGGCTGAAAAGATGTATGACCGGGGAAAAAGAATTACCCAGTTTAAAGTGATATTCAGCCCTGTGTTTGAGTTTACGAAAGTATTTATATTCAAACTGGGAATTCTGGATGGCTTTGGCGGATTCTATGTGGCTAAAACCATGTCATACTATACTTTTCTGAAATACAGTAAGCTGCGTGAAAAAATCAGGCAGGATGAAATCCGAAAAAGCCTTAAAACATGA
- a CDS encoding polysaccharide deacetylase family protein, producing the protein MMIFCIIIAVVGIFIIVHFRLYLFLSPKDRLIILMYHQIGNQPDDLTVTPENLEKQFSYLRRKNYTSKFFKEIGRPSERNIIITFDDGYLDNFEYLPGLLEKYHLKATLFISTKFIQEGYKQYAMMSFEDLRSLHKDYFEIGLHSHAHENFRNITGNCIKQDLRTNMDILEKENIPYTRVLAYPYGKYPKEKDKQHQLFSLLTDLGIQFAVRIGNKINSFPSDPPYTLCRIDIKGGDSMIKFKLKLIFGKLKLF; encoded by the coding sequence ATGATGATTTTCTGCATTATTATAGCGGTTGTTGGTATTTTTATCATCGTGCATTTCAGGCTGTATCTTTTTTTGAGCCCAAAAGACAGGCTTATCATTCTGATGTACCACCAGATCGGGAATCAGCCGGACGACCTGACGGTAACTCCGGAGAACCTGGAAAAGCAGTTCAGTTATCTCCGGAGAAAAAACTATACCTCAAAATTTTTCAAAGAAATTGGGCGGCCTTCAGAAAGAAATATAATCATCACCTTTGATGACGGTTACCTGGACAACTTTGAATACCTGCCCGGACTGCTGGAAAAATATCATCTGAAGGCTACATTGTTCATTTCAACAAAGTTCATTCAGGAAGGTTATAAACAATATGCAATGATGAGTTTTGAAGACCTGCGCAGTCTGCATAAAGATTATTTCGAGATCGGCCTTCACAGCCATGCCCATGAGAATTTCAGGAATATCACCGGTAACTGTATAAAACAGGATCTCAGGACGAATATGGATATTCTGGAAAAGGAAAATATTCCCTATACCCGGGTTTTAGCTTATCCTTATGGAAAATATCCTAAGGAAAAGGATAAACAGCATCAATTATTCAGTCTTTTAACAGACCTGGGCATACAGTTTGCCGTACGAATAGGAAACAAAATAAATAGTTTCCCTTCAGATCCTCCTTATACTTTATGCAGGATTGACATTAAGGGAGGAGACTCGATGATAAAGTTCAAATTAAAACTTATCTTTGGAAAATTAAAACTATTTTAG
- a CDS encoding glycosyltransferase family 2 protein, translated as MMKISGLIITYNEEKNIKEVLECFDFCNEIIVVDSFSTDKTVEIAGRFPNVKIIQHQFEDFTKQRNIAVDAAQNDWVLFLDGDERITPKLKKEIIREMNASKPKDAYYFYRKFFFEGKPIHYSGTQSDKNFRLFRKSRARYISGKKVHETLEVSGSVGTLKHKLLHYSVTDYESYRQKMIHYGMLKGKELALKGKRFNMVIQYAKTIFRFFKAYILRLGILDGKAGYQLCYLQSLSVFETYESLRKEQNN; from the coding sequence ATGATGAAGATAAGTGGCTTAATCATAACATATAATGAAGAAAAAAACATAAAAGAGGTACTGGAATGTTTTGATTTCTGCAATGAGATTATTGTGGTGGATTCATTCAGCACAGATAAAACCGTTGAAATTGCGGGGCGGTTTCCGAACGTAAAGATTATTCAGCATCAGTTTGAAGACTTTACCAAGCAGAGGAATATTGCCGTGGACGCGGCCCAAAATGACTGGGTTTTGTTTCTGGATGGTGATGAAAGGATCACTCCGAAACTGAAAAAAGAGATTATCCGGGAAATGAATGCATCAAAACCGAAAGATGCCTATTATTTTTACCGTAAATTCTTTTTTGAGGGCAAGCCAATCCATTATTCCGGCACGCAGTCTGATAAAAACTTCAGGTTGTTCAGAAAGTCCAGGGCACGGTATATTTCCGGAAAAAAGGTCCATGAAACCCTCGAAGTTAGCGGATCTGTCGGTACACTGAAGCACAAGCTGCTGCATTATTCCGTAACAGATTATGAGTCGTACAGACAAAAAATGATTCATTACGGAATGCTGAAAGGAAAAGAGCTGGCTTTAAAAGGAAAGAGATTCAATATGGTTATACAGTATGCGAAAACAATATTTAGATTTTTCAAAGCATACATTTTAAGACTGGGCATTCTTGACGGGAAGGCGGGGTACCAACTTTGCTATCTTCAGTCACTAAGCGTTTTTGAAACCTATGAGTCTTTAAGAAAAGAACAAAATAATTGA
- a CDS encoding glycosyltransferase family protein, which produces MRISVISYDFWDYDQYIVEALCRKGIDAHHIKITSVTHSGFEERVINAISKTFLKKNLKKEKRKQYVLDSLEKLGHQDQILVLNPDTFDLPTLKKIRESTDVMITYLYDNLDRVPVECEKLNLFDTIFSFDDSDIEKYGFRKLTNYIYLPFMPKEQQNPQMDLFYITSYDNRRVALIKRLAKKLMEMRMKFQIMIIGKKSWKHQLKNILVKIPENVFLVFSLKKVSHKQLPHYYMNSKILLDLMREGQYGLSFRVFEAMALEKKIITDNGSIKNYDFYNPNNILVLNEDISNINASFFETPYEKVPEDIYNAYTLDHWVTKVFKLST; this is translated from the coding sequence ATGAGGATTAGTGTAATTAGCTATGATTTCTGGGACTATGACCAGTACATTGTTGAAGCATTGTGCCGTAAAGGTATTGACGCGCATCACATCAAAATCACATCGGTTACACATTCCGGTTTCGAGGAAAGGGTCATCAATGCCATCAGCAAAACCTTCCTGAAAAAGAACCTGAAAAAGGAAAAAAGGAAACAATACGTTCTTGATTCCTTAGAGAAATTGGGTCATCAGGATCAGATCTTGGTCCTGAATCCGGATACTTTCGACCTGCCGACCCTGAAAAAGATCCGGGAAAGCACCGATGTGATGATTACTTACCTGTATGATAATCTTGACCGTGTTCCGGTAGAGTGCGAAAAGCTGAATCTTTTTGACACCATATTTTCCTTTGATGATTCCGATATTGAAAAATACGGGTTCAGGAAACTGACGAATTACATCTACCTTCCTTTTATGCCAAAGGAACAACAGAATCCTCAGATGGATCTTTTCTATATCACTTCCTATGACAACAGAAGAGTGGCACTGATTAAAAGGCTGGCCAAAAAGCTGATGGAAATGAGAATGAAATTCCAGATTATGATTATCGGAAAAAAGTCGTGGAAACACCAGCTGAAGAATATACTGGTGAAAATCCCCGAGAATGTTTTTCTGGTTTTCAGCCTCAAAAAGGTATCCCACAAGCAGCTTCCCCATTATTATATGAATTCAAAAATTCTGCTGGATCTGATGCGTGAAGGGCAATATGGGCTCAGTTTCAGAGTCTTTGAGGCCATGGCACTTGAAAAAAAAATAATTACCGATAACGGGTCCATTAAAAATTATGACTTTTACAATCCTAACAATATCCTGGTCCTGAACGAGGATATCAGCAATATCAATGCTTCTTTTTTTGAAACGCCTTATGAAAAGGTACCGGAGGATATTTACAATGCCTATACTCTCGATCATTGGGTAACTAAAGTTTTCAAACTATCCACATGA
- a CDS encoding glycosyltransferase family 2 protein, whose product MKISVALCTYNGERFLNAQIDSILDQHLAVDEIIICDDGSADGTLDILNSYQQKYPDLFRIHSNPNNLKSVKNFEKAIALCSNDIIFLSDQDDIWEKNKTETCISYFHAHPSIMVICSNGYLIDEKGTVQEQYYTLWDIPALLDNKNIDYYHMLATVGNIATGASMAVRKSFVREIIPFPQIENLHHDEWIAIAAAEQQNFAFLSEKLFRYRLHADQQVGGVCFPKNASEREKLHHKFDPDYPVRSFRDLKVTIRTLNDKQKRLEDFLKTQNNQIVKRWLKLIESEKAVFFKKMEKEHPLYSLFFKYVYR is encoded by the coding sequence ATGAAAATTTCTGTAGCCCTTTGCACCTATAACGGGGAACGTTTTCTGAATGCCCAGATCGACTCAATTCTGGATCAGCATCTTGCTGTAGACGAAATTATCATATGCGATGACGGATCTGCCGACGGGACATTGGACATACTGAATTCTTATCAACAGAAATATCCTGATCTTTTCAGAATTCACAGCAATCCGAACAACCTTAAAAGTGTAAAAAATTTTGAGAAAGCGATTGCTCTCTGCAGTAATGATATCATATTCCTGAGTGACCAGGATGACATCTGGGAGAAGAATAAAACAGAAACCTGCATCAGTTATTTCCATGCTCACCCATCAATAATGGTCATCTGTTCAAACGGATACCTGATTGATGAAAAAGGGACTGTCCAAGAACAGTATTATACCCTTTGGGACATCCCTGCCCTATTAGACAATAAGAACATCGATTATTACCACATGCTGGCAACGGTGGGTAATATTGCTACCGGAGCATCCATGGCTGTCAGGAAATCTTTTGTTAGAGAGATTATTCCATTCCCTCAAATTGAAAACCTGCATCACGACGAATGGATCGCAATAGCAGCAGCAGAACAGCAGAATTTCGCTTTTCTCAGTGAGAAACTTTTCCGCTACAGGCTTCATGCTGATCAGCAGGTTGGAGGCGTTTGTTTTCCGAAAAATGCTTCTGAAAGAGAAAAGCTGCATCATAAATTTGATCCCGATTATCCGGTTAGGTCTTTCAGGGACCTCAAAGTAACAATAAGGACACTGAATGATAAACAAAAAAGGCTTGAAGACTTTCTGAAGACTCAGAATAATCAGATAGTAAAACGATGGCTTAAGCTTATAGAATCTGAAAAGGCAGTATTCTTTAAGAAGATGGAAAAGGAACATCCTTTGTACTCCCTGTTTTTTAAATATGTATACCGATGA
- a CDS encoding glycosyltransferase family 2 protein, translating into MNEKISIIIPYYNGEKYIRETLESVYRQTHQDFEVIIVNDGSDQNVLEASIQNMLHPNLKVIHQENQGQSAARNNGAKLATGKYILFLDCDDLIDETFLAKTYTILQQKSEVRICYSRGKFFEKTDKEWVLRPFNTYDFLIENSIPITALIYKEDFENAGGFDVRLNYYEDWDFWITLIKNGAGTYKIDEFLFFYRIRTGSDSLTNISSDNRLRLSDNFFEIYKKHYAFYQENGLDFHTIMSLIRENKKYKAKYYNEWYRKMMYRLFKPKKFNRIYKS; encoded by the coding sequence ATGAACGAGAAGATTTCCATTATTATCCCCTATTATAACGGAGAAAAATACATCCGGGAAACCCTGGAATCCGTTTACAGGCAAACGCATCAGGATTTTGAAGTCATCATAGTCAATGACGGATCGGATCAAAATGTTTTAGAGGCCAGCATACAAAATATGCTGCACCCTAATCTGAAAGTGATCCATCAGGAAAACCAGGGACAATCTGCAGCCAGAAATAATGGTGCGAAACTGGCTACCGGAAAATACATCCTTTTCCTGGACTGTGACGATCTTATTGACGAGACCTTTTTAGCAAAGACTTACACCATCCTGCAACAAAAGTCTGAGGTAAGGATCTGCTATTCCAGAGGAAAGTTTTTTGAAAAAACAGATAAAGAATGGGTATTGCGGCCATTCAACACATATGACTTCCTTATTGAAAACAGCATTCCGATCACTGCCCTGATCTATAAAGAGGATTTTGAAAATGCAGGCGGGTTTGATGTACGGCTTAATTATTATGAGGACTGGGATTTCTGGATTACACTTATAAAAAACGGTGCTGGAACCTATAAGATCGATGAGTTTTTATTTTTTTACAGGATAAGGACCGGTTCTGATTCACTGACCAATATAAGCTCGGACAATCGGCTGAGGTTATCTGATAATTTCTTTGAAATCTATAAAAAACATTATGCTTTTTATCAGGAGAACGGACTCGATTTCCATACGATCATGAGCCTCATCCGTGAAAATAAGAAATACAAAGCCAAATATTACAATGAATGGTACAGGAAGATGATGTACAGACTATTCAAACCTAAAAAATTCAACCGGATTTATAAAAGTTGA
- a CDS encoding glycosyltransferase, translating into MGIKRFFKNKIKDRNFIRNKRKISINHFDTGFFKNYQFSFAENERPEVSIIIPVYNQIRYTLNCLYTLDQYDTHISKEIIIINDKSTDDTLDHLRKIPGIVIIDNPENLGFLRSVNKGIRHAKGKYIYLLNNDVEVQKKYLSSLISVFKTRASVGAVGSKLIFSDNTLQEAGCLIFKDSEIINIGRREAIDAPKYNFLRKVDYCSGCSLLFNRLDIEGNLNLLDEAFLPAYYEETDLCQRLKYEQNLDIYYQPLSEIIHFENISYTGKKNSGKELLLEKNRETFRRRWDHYFRNQMFLSGEKINYNAHFRKPNFLFLEENMPKPDQDSGSRRFMEIVKILQKNGHHIILAVKYYDEEKDADYISFFQNAGVEICMDYVDERNKIVKVKDQVLDALAYVDVIWIFRPVGFDYWYDIIKNRIAGKKIVYDMVDLHYLRMERENNYIEVTKDREKQIAFFKDKEYVAMNSADAVISISDEEKKTVSDHGVEIQKIFTVSNIHQPMDLKPAAFSERNGLLFIGGYNHLPNIDAVKLLQDHIMPLVWKEDPSISLYILGPDFPTDLKERYHTERFQILGYQEHVDHWFEHSRVFVAPLRYGAGVKGKIGQALEYMLPVITTGIGAEGMSLEDGKTALISDETPENFAAKILDLYNNESLWNILHANSRLPLAKFSVQAQEDNIGKMLNYLGFENEDQLL; encoded by the coding sequence ATGGGAATTAAAAGATTTTTTAAAAATAAAATCAAGGACCGTAATTTTATCAGGAATAAAAGAAAGATCAGCATTAATCATTTTGATACTGGCTTTTTCAAAAACTATCAATTTAGTTTTGCAGAGAATGAACGTCCTGAAGTTTCCATTATTATCCCGGTTTATAATCAGATCCGGTATACATTAAACTGTCTTTATACCCTTGATCAGTATGACACCCATATCTCAAAGGAAATCATCATCATTAATGATAAAAGTACTGATGATACATTAGATCATTTACGTAAAATTCCCGGTATTGTCATTATTGACAACCCTGAAAACCTCGGTTTTCTGAGGAGTGTCAATAAAGGGATCCGGCACGCAAAAGGAAAATATATTTACCTGCTGAACAATGATGTGGAAGTTCAGAAGAAATACCTTTCAAGTCTTATCAGTGTTTTTAAAACCAGGGCCAGTGTTGGTGCTGTAGGATCTAAACTGATATTTTCAGATAATACCCTGCAGGAAGCAGGATGCCTTATTTTTAAAGATTCTGAGATTATCAATATCGGACGCAGGGAGGCGATTGATGCTCCGAAATATAATTTCCTGCGAAAAGTAGATTACTGCTCAGGCTGTAGCCTGTTATTTAACAGGCTGGATATTGAGGGGAACCTCAATCTTCTGGATGAGGCTTTCCTGCCGGCATACTATGAGGAAACAGATCTTTGCCAGAGATTGAAATATGAGCAGAACCTGGATATTTATTATCAGCCTCTATCAGAAATCATTCATTTTGAAAATATATCCTATACCGGAAAAAAGAATTCCGGAAAAGAACTTTTACTGGAAAAGAACCGTGAGACGTTTCGCCGCAGATGGGATCATTATTTTAGGAACCAGATGTTTCTGTCGGGCGAAAAAATTAATTATAATGCTCATTTCAGGAAACCAAATTTTCTTTTCCTGGAAGAAAATATGCCTAAGCCTGATCAGGATTCGGGATCCAGAAGGTTTATGGAAATCGTGAAAATCCTGCAAAAAAACGGGCATCATATTATACTGGCTGTTAAATATTATGATGAGGAAAAAGATGCTGATTACATTTCTTTTTTTCAGAATGCCGGAGTAGAGATATGCATGGATTATGTGGATGAAAGGAATAAAATTGTAAAAGTTAAAGACCAGGTACTGGATGCTTTGGCCTACGTGGACGTTATCTGGATTTTCCGGCCTGTGGGCTTTGATTACTGGTATGATATCATCAAAAACAGGATAGCAGGAAAAAAGATCGTTTATGATATGGTTGATCTCCATTATCTCAGAATGGAACGTGAAAATAATTATATTGAAGTAACGAAAGACAGGGAAAAGCAAATTGCATTTTTTAAGGATAAGGAATATGTTGCTATGAACAGTGCAGATGCGGTTATTTCCATCAGTGATGAAGAAAAAAAAACTGTTTCCGATCATGGTGTAGAAATACAGAAAATTTTTACGGTAAGCAATATCCATCAACCCATGGATCTGAAACCCGCTGCATTTTCTGAGCGAAACGGGCTTCTTTTTATAGGAGGATATAATCACCTGCCTAATATAGATGCTGTAAAATTACTTCAAGATCATATTATGCCGTTGGTATGGAAAGAGGACCCTTCTATTAGCCTGTACATCCTTGGTCCTGATTTTCCTACCGATCTCAAGGAACGGTACCATACGGAAAGATTTCAGATCTTAGGGTACCAGGAACATGTTGACCATTGGTTTGAACATTCAAGGGTCTTTGTTGCTCCCTTACGGTATGGAGCAGGTGTCAAAGGGAAAATCGGTCAGGCACTGGAATATATGCTGCCGGTAATTACGACGGGAATAGGAGCAGAGGGAATGAGCCTGGAGGATGGAAAAACGGCCCTGATCTCAGATGAAACACCAGAAAATTTTGCGGCAAAAATCCTGGACCTGTACAACAATGAAAGCCTTTGGAATATACTGCATGCCAACAGCAGGCTGCCATTGGCAAAGTTTTCCGTGCAGGCACAGGAAGACAATATAGGGAAAATGTTGAACTATTTAGGGTTTGAGAACGAAGATCAACTTTTATAA
- a CDS encoding phosphomannose isomerase type II C-terminal cupin domain: protein MEIGERPWGKYYVLADEPNYKLKRIEVNPGQKLSYQYHHKRQEQWTVIEGNATVVLEGKEINLGYGESIFIPLGAKHRMMNLSDQPVVFIEVQTGTYFGEDDIVRVEDEYDRK from the coding sequence CTGGAAATCGGAGAAAGGCCCTGGGGCAAATATTATGTATTGGCTGATGAGCCGAATTATAAACTGAAAAGGATTGAAGTAAACCCGGGTCAGAAATTATCGTATCAATACCATCATAAGAGACAGGAACAATGGACCGTTATTGAGGGGAATGCTACGGTAGTTCTTGAAGGCAAGGAAATCAATCTGGGATATGGCGAAAGCATATTTATTCCTCTGGGTGCCAAACACCGTATGATGAACCTTTCTGATCAGCCCGTTGTTTTTATAGAGGTGCAGACAGGGACATATTTCGGTGAAGATGATATCGTCAGGGTGGAAGATGAATATGACAGGAAATAA
- the gltX gene encoding glutamate--tRNA ligase, with protein MEKVRVRFAPSPTGPLHLGGVRTALYDYLFAKNQGGEFVLRIEDTDTARYVEGAEDYIEEALEWCGIIPDESPKKGGKFAPYRQSERRDIYDRYTEQILKTDYAYLAFDTPEELDAIRAEFEANGDVFSYDNKTRNRLKNSIALSEEEVQQLLDNKTPYVVRFRMPVDRTLNLEDIIRGNFSVNTDTLDDKVLVKNDGMPTYHFANIIDDHEMEITHVIRGEEWLPSLGLHTLLYEAMGWTAPKFAHLSLILKPEGKGKLSKRDGDKFGFPVFPLDFKDPATGTVSKGYRENGYFPEAFINMVALLGWSPADDKEILSMEEMTREFDLYKVHKAGARFSKEKSEWFNHQYMQVKTDEELLGILKTSVSDLAGAPDEKLLKVIRLMKERATFPKDIYENGKFFFEAPTSYDEKALKKAWNDETSSVLSELTERLEHSEFSAEAVKHSIHEFAESKGLGMGKVMMPLRLALVGELKGPDVPDILEIIGREESLARIKTAVEQLK; from the coding sequence ATGGAGAAAGTAAGAGTACGTTTTGCTCCAAGTCCTACGGGGCCATTGCATTTGGGAGGCGTAAGAACCGCATTATATGACTATCTTTTTGCTAAAAATCAGGGGGGTGAATTCGTATTGAGAATTGAAGATACCGATACTGCAAGATATGTGGAAGGAGCGGAAGATTATATTGAGGAAGCGCTGGAATGGTGTGGCATCATTCCTGATGAAAGTCCCAAGAAAGGAGGAAAATTCGCACCTTACAGACAATCTGAAAGAAGGGATATCTATGACCGTTATACGGAGCAGATCCTGAAAACGGACTATGCCTACCTGGCTTTTGATACCCCTGAAGAGCTGGACGCTATCCGCGCAGAATTTGAAGCCAACGGTGATGTCTTTTCTTATGACAATAAAACCAGGAACCGTTTGAAAAACAGCATTGCGCTTTCTGAAGAGGAAGTTCAGCAGCTACTGGATAATAAGACGCCCTATGTGGTACGGTTCAGGATGCCCGTGGACAGGACGCTTAACCTGGAAGATATTATCAGAGGGAATTTCTCAGTGAATACCGATACACTGGATGATAAGGTACTCGTGAAAAATGACGGGATGCCAACCTACCACTTCGCCAATATCATCGATGACCATGAAATGGAAATCACCCATGTGATCCGCGGTGAAGAATGGCTTCCTTCACTGGGGCTGCATACGTTATTATACGAAGCTATGGGATGGACTGCACCGAAATTTGCCCACCTCTCCCTGATCCTGAAACCGGAAGGAAAAGGGAAATTAAGCAAAAGGGATGGCGATAAGTTCGGATTCCCTGTATTCCCGCTGGACTTCAAAGATCCTGCAACGGGAACGGTTTCCAAAGGATACAGGGAAAACGGATATTTTCCTGAAGCATTCATCAATATGGTCGCTTTATTGGGCTGGTCCCCGGCGGATGACAAGGAAATCCTGTCCATGGAGGAAATGACCAGAGAATTTGACCTGTATAAGGTTCATAAAGCGGGAGCGCGTTTCAGCAAGGAAAAATCGGAATGGTTCAACCATCAGTATATGCAGGTGAAAACGGATGAAGAACTGCTTGGAATCCTAAAAACATCAGTTTCTGACCTTGCAGGAGCACCGGATGAGAAACTTCTGAAAGTGATCCGCCTCATGAAAGAAAGGGCTACGTTCCCGAAAGATATTTATGAGAATGGAAAATTCTTCTTTGAAGCACCGACTTCCTATGATGAAAAAGCACTTAAGAAAGCCTGGAATGATGAGACCTCTTCTGTTTTAAGCGAACTTACGGAAAGACTTGAACACTCAGAATTCAGTGCAGAAGCTGTAAAACACAGCATCCATGAATTTGCGGAAAGCAAAGGACTGGGAATGGGCAAAGTGATGATGCCGCTCCGCCTTGCACTGGTGGGTGAACTGAAGGGACCGGATGTTCCGGATATCCTGGAAATCATCGGGAGAGAAGAAAGTTTAGCCAGAATCAAAACGGCTGTTGAGCAATTAAAATAA